A segment of the Ipomoea triloba cultivar NCNSP0323 chromosome 1, ASM357664v1 genome:
tattaaaatgtgGCTGTGATGTTGAGGTATTGGGGACCCATTTCTTTGTAGGAAGACTTCCGTTTGATTTCCTGGAGGATATTCATCAGAGGTTTGTGAGAACCTATGGCAGAGCAGTGCTGTCTGCACAAGCTTATGCCATGAATGATGAATTCTCAAGGGTCCTTGCCCAGCAAATGGAATATTTCGCCAATGATCCAAATGCAGATAGAATAAACCGGCTAAAAGGTGAAATGAGTCAGGTTAGCTCTGAATTCCTTTGCAATACAATACTTCATATgatcttcaatacaaaaatgttctttttctttcttatttgctaatatatatactatagcTGTGTGCCTTAGCTATCTCCATTCTGAATGCAATTTGTGGCAATTAGATTGATTCATTTTAAAACGATAGGGTTCCCTATGAAGTAAAATGTGTTATTGGATTGCCCATAAAAGGTGAAATCCCTCGCCTTGGCCCGATAGAATTTGTGGATGTGGTAAATTACGGCAACTCAATAGCCAATTATGTGGGAGGACCAGTGCCTGGTGCCCACAATGAGGCCACCACATTGGGTGTGATTCTCATATTGCGATTGCGAGGGCTGGATCTTGCATCCTTGCCTATATAATCTATCACCCAGAAACCAATTGAGCTACTCGTGTAGGTTTAGCTACCACTCATTTCTGATTGTACCCAGTGGCATACATCATTTACATACTATGATGATTTTAACCCATACTATGTGTGTGCCTCTGGGCTCTGGTGCAGTAAATGagttaattaaaaatgttacttGCTCATTCAATCCTATATATTGTTACTCAATATTCGTTTACTCTCCAGATTTGATGGCCATTTTCTTGGAAGTTTGAAACTGTTAAATGTTGTGTGGCAGGTGCGTAATGTGATGGTTCAGAACATTGATAAAGTTCTAGAGAGAGGGGATCGTTTGGAATTGCTGGTTGATAAAACTGCCAACATGCATGGAAACACCTTGCGCTTCAGGAGGCAGGCCCGACGATTCAGAAGCACAGTATGGTGGAGAAATGTGAGGCTTATGTATGTGACAGTACACTCTTCCCACCTCTCACTTTATCATTTTCTACATACTATTGGGTTTTTCTCTCAGTAATGGAGTAATGATATATACACACAATACATTTCTTATCAATGCCGATCAATTCAGTTAATTAACTTGGTATATGAATGCATAGTAATATGTGGTTGGTCATTTTTGAGCATCTTCAATGATATTTCTTTGCTGAATTGTGTTTGTTGCTTTGCAGAGTTGCGCTGATACTCCTCCTGGTGCTTGTAATCTACGTAATTTTGGCCTTCACTTGTCACGGGATTGCACTTCCATCATGTTTGAATTGAGATTCAGGCATTATCCactgctttcttcttcttcttcttgttcatTTTGTTGCATATGGTTTATTTTTTAGgtcataaaaagaaaaaagaaaaggtagATTCTTGTTTCCACGAGGGGATGGAAgggtggaatgaaagaaaatacAATTAGTTTGTATTGACAGGTTGTATGTTCTTACTGCACCCTAGTTTCATAacttaatatatttaatgacaccttttataaaagtttaataatTACCCTATAATCATATTATAGTAAGAGGGAGTGACTATTTTTCATATAACTTATTGccgtaaaaagaaaacaagaacaAAAAGTATGTTTTATACTTTACTCatgaataatttataattaaagtttattttagtataaattattgtcataaaaaaaaaaaaagcaaaaagaaacaTGTCAAAATTGGCACCTTGATTTTCGTGCATCAACAACTAAAAATCTTTAATTGACTTGTAATAGCGCAGTTATTACGGTTTTGACTATTAGGGCTTTAGCGATTAAACTGATGTCTCGTGAATAAAAATGATCTACTAATGATTGTCATTAGTTATACTCGTCAAAAGCTCGGTAGAAGCTAATAACTGACTATTAAAGATTAATTATTGGTGATCTTAATggtgaaaaattattaagaaggCTATAGGAGCgtaatttttctcttttttattttgttgtccTAAACTTTATAGAGGGTTCTTTTTCATCTTCTAGGCCTTGTATGAGTTGGAAGATTTGTTGTGATGGTAGGGATATTGTTGGTGACAGTGGTGCATAGAACCCGCACAATAAGAAGTTGGTGACGATGGTGCCTAGAGCTTCATGTTAGAGGTTACTGGTAGTAGGGGATAGGTGTTCTATGGTGAGAGGTTGCTAGTGATAGGGCATGATTGAAGTTCAACTTAACGAAAACTGGTAGGGGTGATGTTTAAAGCTTAATTGTGTAAGgttggtggtgatggtggtagATATGTAGTGGTAGATTG
Coding sequences within it:
- the LOC116001452 gene encoding vesicle-associated membrane protein 711-like, which gives rise to MTILYALVARGSVVLAEHSATTTNASTIARQVLEKIPGSNDTNVSYSQDRYIFHVKRTDGLTALCMADDVAGRRLPFDFLEDIHQRFVRTYGRAVLSAQAYAMNDEFSRVLAQQMEYFANDPNADRINRLKGEMSQVRNVMVQNIDKVLERGDRLELLVDKTANMHGNTLRFRRQARRFRSTVWWRNVRLIVALILLLVLVIYVILAFTCHGIALPSCLN